In one Candidatus Pelagibacter sp. HTCC7211 genomic region, the following are encoded:
- the glyS gene encoding glycine--tRNA ligase subunit beta: MSEFFLELFSEEIPSSLQKNLREDLLGNFNKFFNDRLISFKKGSSFSTPNRLIILFEGLQKQVVLKSEEIKGPNINAPEIALEGFIRSNNISKNDLYKKTIDNKEFYFFKTKLKRLNTYELLEEFIPKTLEKIQWKKSMKWGNYNLKWGRPLKSILAVFDKKKLIFDFHHLSSSNTTFIDKEFEENKKIFTNFKDYNNFFKKLNIIINQELRKNLIEKKFNEILTKKNIKIEKNTRLLDEVVDLTDQPNVLLCEFDRKFLNIPKEILIITMQNHQKYFPTFDNKGNITNEFLVVTNKQDKKGFIKLGNERVVEARLSDAEFFWFKDKSHNLVKKVSKLKSMNYFKGLGTYFDKVQRMRKLGGMLSDELLISKEKVELSASVCKVDLVSELVGEFPELQGIMGGYFAEAQGFEKDVSLAISEQYLPIGSDSKIPKKPYSIALSLADKIDTLVGFFGINQKPTSSKDPYALRRLALGIIRIIAQNKKDFKIRDLISYSSSLYVDQGFEFQNKFLQKDLSEFLMERLKFFMKEEKIRHDIIQASVNSFNLDHIVVIFGKAKCLNKIIRKPNGIDLISSYKRASNIIESEIKNQKIELSNSTDPGIFKTDFEKNLFKKINELSKYFNSINKDENFEKSLTYLADSKKVVFDFFDNVIVNEEDTTIKKNRLELIQMLCKTFDNYVNFSLIDTH; the protein is encoded by the coding sequence ATGTCAGAATTTTTCTTAGAGTTATTTAGTGAAGAAATACCTTCATCTCTTCAAAAAAATCTACGAGAAGATTTGTTAGGTAATTTTAATAAATTCTTCAATGATAGATTAATTTCTTTCAAAAAAGGCTCATCTTTTTCTACACCTAATAGATTGATAATTTTGTTTGAGGGCCTGCAAAAACAGGTAGTTTTAAAATCTGAAGAAATAAAAGGGCCTAATATAAATGCTCCCGAAATAGCGTTAGAAGGATTTATAAGATCAAACAATATTTCTAAAAACGATCTTTATAAAAAAACAATAGATAACAAAGAGTTCTATTTTTTTAAAACCAAATTAAAAAGACTTAATACATATGAATTATTAGAGGAATTTATACCCAAAACATTAGAAAAGATTCAATGGAAAAAATCAATGAAATGGGGCAATTATAATTTAAAATGGGGTAGACCATTAAAGTCAATACTCGCTGTTTTTGATAAAAAAAAACTAATTTTTGATTTTCATCATTTAAGCTCTTCAAACACAACTTTTATTGACAAAGAATTTGAGGAAAACAAAAAAATTTTTACTAACTTTAAAGATTACAATAACTTTTTTAAAAAACTTAATATTATTATAAATCAAGAGTTAAGAAAAAATTTGATTGAAAAAAAATTTAACGAAATTTTAACTAAAAAAAATATTAAAATTGAAAAAAACACTAGACTACTTGATGAGGTAGTAGATTTAACAGATCAACCTAATGTATTACTTTGTGAATTTGATAGAAAATTTCTAAATATTCCAAAAGAAATTTTAATAATAACCATGCAAAATCATCAAAAATACTTCCCAACTTTTGATAACAAAGGAAATATTACAAATGAATTTTTGGTTGTAACAAACAAACAAGATAAAAAAGGATTTATTAAATTAGGTAATGAAAGAGTTGTTGAAGCAAGATTAAGTGATGCTGAGTTTTTTTGGTTTAAAGATAAATCTCATAATTTAGTTAAAAAAGTTTCAAAATTAAAATCAATGAATTACTTTAAGGGACTAGGTACATATTTTGATAAAGTACAACGTATGAGAAAACTTGGAGGAATGCTATCAGATGAATTATTGATAAGTAAAGAAAAAGTAGAATTATCAGCTTCAGTTTGTAAAGTTGATTTAGTCTCTGAGCTTGTAGGTGAATTTCCTGAACTTCAAGGTATCATGGGAGGCTATTTTGCTGAGGCTCAAGGGTTTGAAAAAGATGTATCACTTGCAATAAGCGAACAATACTTGCCAATAGGTTCAGACTCAAAAATACCAAAAAAACCATATAGTATTGCATTATCATTAGCTGATAAAATAGACACGCTAGTAGGTTTTTTTGGGATAAATCAAAAGCCAACTAGTTCTAAAGATCCTTATGCTTTAAGAAGATTAGCACTTGGTATTATTAGAATAATTGCCCAAAATAAAAAAGATTTTAAAATTCGAGATTTAATAAGTTATTCATCAAGTTTATATGTCGATCAAGGCTTTGAATTTCAAAATAAATTTTTACAAAAAGATTTATCAGAATTTTTAATGGAAAGGTTAAAGTTTTTCATGAAAGAAGAAAAAATTCGTCATGATATAATTCAAGCGTCAGTAAATTCTTTTAATTTAGATCATATAGTCGTTATTTTTGGAAAGGCTAAGTGCCTAAATAAAATTATTAGAAAACCAAATGGAATAGATTTAATTTCAAGCTATAAGAGAGCTTCGAATATTATCGAAAGTGAAATTAAAAATCAAAAAATTGAGCTATCAAATTCAACTGATCCTGGTATTTTTAAAACAGATTTTGAAAAAAACTTATTCAAAAAAATAAATGAATTAAGTAAGTATTTTAATAGTATCAATAAAGATGAGAATTTTGAGAAATCTTTAACCTATTTAGCTGACTCCAAAAAAGTAGTGTTCGATTTTTTTGACAATGTCATAGTAAATGAAGAGGATACGACTATAAAAAAAAACAGACTGGAACTAATTCAAATGTTATGTAAAACATTTGATAATTATGTTAATTTTTCTCTAATCGATACTCACTAA